The Planctomycetia bacterium genome segment GGGCCACCTGTGGGGGAACCGCGCGCGTGCTGTAACGGCACATCACCGCGCCGATCGCACGATCACCATCAGAATTCGCTAAGGTTCGCGCGAGTACGTCTCGAATGCCTCGGCGATCTTCCCCTGTTGCTCGTCGCCGCGATGGAAGATTACGCGATACCGCAGAGTAATCGAACCGTTCGCTTCGATGTGATGGGTTCCATCGTATTGATCCGATTCGTGGAACTCGTGCAGCCCGAATGGATTCGCCGCGAACAGGCCGTATGTTCGCACGTGCCAATGCGTCGGATAGCGGAAGCTGGCCGGGTGATTCAGGATCGCGACGCCCAGCGTCTCACCTTCGACGGGTCCGTGATAGTCGACCCAGGCGGCAGGCTTACCCCATGCGCCGGCATTGGTTTGCCCCGCGCTGTTGATGATCTTCCCGCCGGGCCGTCCTTCCTTTTGATCCACGTCCATTGAAGTTGGCACGCGCACGCCGAAGCTGCCTTCCTTGGTATCGCCCAAGGTGACTGGACCTTCCGAAGCGATCAGCTTGAGATCGAAATCGATCACGCGGCTATCGCCCACAGTGGAGAATGCCAACCGGCGTTCGTCCGAGCAAACCTTCTTGCCATCGGGGCCCATCCAGTCGTTCTTCGCCACGAAGCTGGCATTCGGATCCGCGGTCAAAGAGGAAAACTCCCGATGCACAATCTTGCCGCCTTTTTCGCCCTCCAGCCAGAAATCGACGCCGTTCACCGCGCCATGCGTGAACCACAATGAACGGTGATGGGGATGATCGGTCGCCTCGCCCGCGACCTCCTTCATCGGATAGGCCCGTGTCATGGCCTTACCGCTCGGCCCGATAATCGGCCACAGATACGGCTTGGGACCGGCGCTCGTGAGGTATTCGGTGAACAGCTCCCCGTCGAGTAAGACGCGGACGCCGCCCTCCTGCTGTTCGAGCGTAAACTCGGCCGAACGCGCCAAACCGGGCGCAAAGAACAGCATCAACAGTGTGACGGTCAACCGTCTCATGGAAGCTTCT includes the following:
- a CDS encoding PmoA family protein, with amino-acid sequence MRRLTVTLLMLFFAPGLARSAEFTLEQQEGGVRVLLDGELFTEYLTSAGPKPYLWPIIGPSGKAMTRAYPMKEVAGEATDHPHHRSLWFTHGAVNGVDFWLEGEKGGKIVHREFSSLTADPNASFVAKNDWMGPDGKKVCSDERRLAFSTVGDSRVIDFDLKLIASEGPVTLGDTKEGSFGVRVPTSMDVDQKEGRPGGKIINSAGQTNAGAWGKPAAWVDYHGPVEGETLGVAILNHPASFRYPTHWHVRTYGLFAANPFGLHEFHESDQYDGTHHIEANGSITLRYRVIFHRGDEQQGKIAEAFETYSREP